In Colwellia sp. M166, a genomic segment contains:
- a CDS encoding S8 family serine peptidase — MKNYILSALVSLIVINTALAEEVTLVVKEYGSDKYITLVVDSSEVDAIIESEIYQSVEKDIWVKSPTPVIKKRVVKANRSTPQKSRSKSSSNIQSAVQQEPNDPDFQFQYYFKDKDLNPGSSEILKAITKSVQNKKLRIAVIDGGFEDHDDMAWAYGYNFFDHWGEVKGPEFRDLTDEQKECSGGHGLGVASIIGAKSNNGIGMTGVVDAEMVALRALSCGIGPLSGVAEAILHAAGAEVDDIPAIPQVDMINISMGGELESCPSYLQDAIDYANDKGIMVFVAAGNQNVDANGVVPAKCLGVFVTGATEQGGHKAKFSNYGTKVDAMGAGMDVLGYASNGVMGWWEGTSQASPLALSIAALGLQHNPNLSRDELFTYLKVTAAPIREDVLSAEQDCSGDRCGAGLLNADSFMDYIVASTNGGVYKLRHALSPESSCSQDLFISNLGNKLPLCQMYELVIADGKGMSTNEMRLVRVGKGEIMLEENAEFIISTYEKVILLEDIDVENYDYGIKVCPDELCQAPIIKVETDEMILPAVCQ, encoded by the coding sequence ATGAAGAATTACATTTTATCTGCATTGGTTAGTTTGATTGTTATAAATACTGCACTTGCTGAAGAAGTTACCTTAGTCGTTAAGGAATATGGTAGTGATAAATATATAACATTAGTAGTAGATTCAAGTGAAGTAGATGCAATTATCGAAAGCGAGATATATCAATCAGTTGAAAAAGATATTTGGGTTAAATCGCCAACTCCTGTCATCAAAAAACGTGTAGTTAAGGCTAACCGCTCAACTCCGCAAAAGTCTAGAAGTAAAAGCAGTAGCAATATTCAAAGTGCTGTTCAGCAAGAGCCAAATGACCCTGACTTTCAATTTCAATATTACTTTAAGGATAAAGATTTAAATCCAGGTTCTAGTGAGATATTAAAGGCAATAACAAAGTCTGTTCAAAACAAAAAATTAAGAATAGCAGTGATTGATGGTGGCTTTGAAGACCATGATGATATGGCTTGGGCTTACGGATATAACTTCTTTGATCATTGGGGGGAGGTTAAAGGGCCTGAATTTAGAGACTTAACCGATGAGCAAAAAGAATGCTCTGGTGGTCACGGATTAGGTGTTGCTTCAATTATTGGTGCGAAATCTAATAATGGTATAGGTATGACTGGCGTAGTTGATGCGGAAATGGTCGCATTAAGAGCCTTGTCTTGTGGTATAGGTCCTTTATCAGGTGTTGCCGAAGCCATTTTACATGCCGCTGGTGCAGAGGTTGATGATATTCCTGCAATTCCACAGGTTGATATGATTAATATAAGCATGGGGGGAGAGCTTGAATCATGTCCATCTTATCTTCAAGATGCTATCGATTATGCAAATGATAAAGGCATTATGGTTTTTGTTGCCGCAGGTAATCAAAATGTAGATGCTAATGGTGTTGTTCCTGCTAAATGTTTAGGTGTTTTTGTGACTGGCGCAACAGAGCAAGGTGGTCATAAAGCAAAGTTCTCGAATTATGGAACTAAAGTTGATGCGATGGGAGCAGGAATGGACGTGCTTGGTTATGCATCAAATGGTGTGATGGGTTGGTGGGAAGGGACTTCACAGGCTTCTCCTCTTGCACTTTCTATCGCTGCACTTGGATTACAACACAATCCTAATTTATCACGTGATGAGTTATTCACATATTTAAAAGTTACGGCGGCCCCAATTCGAGAAGATGTTCTAAGTGCAGAACAAGATTGCTCTGGTGATCGTTGCGGCGCTGGGTTATTAAATGCAGATAGCTTTATGGATTATATAGTTGCTTCTACAAACGGTGGCGTTTATAAGCTTCGCCATGCACTTTCACCTGAAAGCTCCTGTAGCCAAGACTTATTCATATCGAACCTTGGTAATAAATTACCCTTGTGTCAAATGTATGAACTAGTCATTGCTGATGGAAAGGGAATGTCAACTAATGAAATGCGTCTCGTAAGGGTTGGTAAAGGTGAAATTATGCTTGAAGAAAATGCTGAATTCATTATTAGTACTTATGAGAAAGTTATATTGCTTGAAGATATTGATGTTGAAAATTATGACTATGGTATTAAGGTTTGCCCTGATGAGCTGTGTCAGGCTCCAATCATAAAGGTAGAGACTGACGAAATGATTTTACCTGCGGTGTGTCAGTAG
- a CDS encoding IS3 family transposase (programmed frameshift), which yields MKKSNRYTSEFRERAIRLVTTQQHEYPSLWAALVSISDKLGCTPETLRAWVKKSQAQPSKPSSNTQSTEERLAVLERENKELKRTNDILRQAAAFFGPSGARPQTEVIVDFIDACREHYGVESICKELPIAPSTYYSHKQIQREPERLSNRKKRDAELIILIREVWEDNMSVYGARKIWKQLQLDDHQVARCTVERLMRVMGIQGVRRGKAHKTTIPDEQQDKPLDLVNRQFTAEQPNQLWVADITYVATWSGFVYVAFVIDVFSRYIVGWRVSTTMHTELILDALEQAIWHRGNPEGLIHHSDRGSQYLSIRYTERLAEAGIQASVGSVGDSYDNALAETINGLFKTEIIRRNGPWKNVDAVEYATLEWVNWFNNQRLLSSIGYISPAQYETDYYDNLNESGKVA from the exons ATGAAAAAATCAAATCGCTATACATCAGAATTTCGTGAACGTGCAATTAGGCTTGTTACCACACAACAGCATGAATACCCTTCTCTTTGGGCTGCGCTAGTATCGATTTCAGATAAACTGGGATGTACCCCAGAAACACTTAGAGCATGGGTCAAGAAATCTCAAGCTCAACCGTCTAAACCCTCTTCTAATACGCAATCAACTGAAGAACGCCTTGCCGTCTTAGAGCGCGAGAATAAAGAGCTCAAGCGAACGAATGATATCCTGAGGCAAGCTGCCGCTTTTTTCG GCCCAAGCGGAGCTCGACCGCAAACAGAAGTAATAGTGGATTTTATTGATGCTTGCAGAGAGCATTACGGTGTCGAGTCAATTTGCAAGGAATTGCCGATTGCACCATCAACGTATTATTCTCATAAACAGATACAAAGAGAGCCTGAGCGACTGTCTAACCGCAAAAAGCGTGATGCTGAGCTGATAATACTCATTCGCGAAGTGTGGGAGGATAATATGTCAGTTTATGGTGCAAGAAAAATATGGAAGCAGCTACAGCTTGACGACCATCAAGTCGCCCGCTGTACAGTCGAACGATTGATGCGAGTTATGGGAATTCAAGGTGTTCGTCGGGGTAAAGCACATAAGACAACGATACCTGACGAGCAACAAGATAAGCCACTTGATTTAGTTAATCGTCAATTTACTGCTGAGCAGCCAAATCAACTTTGGGTAGCTGACATCACCTATGTTGCCACATGGAGTGGGTTTGTTTATGTCGCTTTCGTGATAGATGTTTTTTCACGATACATTGTAGGTTGGCGTGTATCAACGACAATGCACACAGAGCTTATTCTTGATGCGTTAGAGCAAGCTATTTGGCATCGTGGCAACCCCGAAGGGTTAATTCACCACAGCGACAGAGGCAGCCAATATTTGTCTATACGATACACTGAGCGACTTGCTGAAGCTGGAATTCAAGCGTCTGTAGGCAGTGTGGGTGACTCTTATGACAATGCATTGGCTGAAACAATAAATGGATTATTTAAAACAGAGATTATTCGCAGAAATGGCCCGTGGAAGAATGTTGATGCTGTTGAATACGCAACGTTAGAGTGGGTCAATTGGTTTAATAATCAACGCTTATTATCTTCAATTGGGTATATTTCACCAGCTCAATATGAAACAGACTACTATGATAATTTAAACGAGTCAGGTAAAGTGGCCTGA
- a CDS encoding IS256 family transposase yields MNKKELEAFAKQTAKSIKTEADLTDFRKMLTKVTVEAALNAELDEHLGYARHEQSEHQNYRNGYSPKTIRTEDGEVDLDAPRDRDSSFEPQLVKKNQTRFTSMDDKILYLYSKGMTTRDIVATFKEMYDADVSPMLISRVTNAVIEQVVQWQARPLDSVYPIVYLDCLVVKIRQDKQVINKAVYLALGVNVEGHKELLGMWISENEGAKFWLNVLTELQNRGVKDILIACVDGLKGFPDAINTVYPETQIQLCIVHMVCNSLKFVPWKDYKAITADLKRIYQSVTEDEALLSLDQFEHRWDSKYPSISRSWRSNWQNVSTLFNYPDDIRKAIYTTNAIESLNSVIRKAIKKRKLFPHDDSAKKVIYLAIEQASKKWTMPIRNWKTALNRFMIEFADRLKDVI; encoded by the coding sequence ATGAATAAGAAAGAACTTGAAGCGTTTGCGAAGCAAACCGCTAAATCAATTAAAACCGAAGCTGACTTAACTGACTTTCGTAAAATGCTAACCAAGGTAACGGTTGAAGCAGCACTTAATGCTGAACTAGACGAACACCTTGGTTATGCCCGCCATGAACAATCTGAGCATCAGAATTACCGTAATGGTTATTCACCGAAAACCATTCGTACAGAAGATGGTGAAGTCGATTTAGATGCTCCACGTGATAGAGACTCAAGCTTTGAGCCGCAGCTCGTAAAGAAGAACCAAACCCGCTTTACCTCGATGGACGACAAGATTTTATATCTGTATTCCAAAGGCATGACAACGCGTGATATCGTCGCAACGTTTAAAGAAATGTACGATGCCGATGTATCACCAATGCTTATTTCTCGGGTAACAAACGCCGTTATTGAACAAGTGGTTCAATGGCAAGCAAGACCTTTAGATTCGGTTTATCCCATCGTCTATTTAGACTGCTTAGTGGTTAAAATCAGGCAAGATAAGCAGGTCATCAATAAAGCGGTTTACCTCGCCTTAGGTGTTAATGTTGAAGGTCATAAAGAATTACTTGGCATGTGGATATCAGAAAATGAAGGGGCTAAGTTCTGGCTTAATGTACTCACTGAGCTGCAAAATCGAGGCGTAAAAGATATCCTCATCGCTTGTGTCGATGGGCTTAAGGGATTTCCTGATGCGATTAATACGGTTTATCCTGAAACGCAGATACAGCTCTGCATCGTGCATATGGTATGTAACTCTCTAAAGTTCGTGCCTTGGAAAGACTACAAAGCTATCACGGCAGATTTAAAACGAATTTATCAATCAGTCACTGAAGACGAAGCTCTGTTGTCGCTCGACCAATTTGAGCATCGATGGGATAGTAAATACCCGAGCATCTCTCGCTCATGGCGCAGTAACTGGCAAAACGTCAGCACGTTATTTAACTACCCTGACGATATACGCAAAGCGATTTATACCACGAATGCGATAGAGTCACTGAACAGCGTTATTCGTAAGGCGATTAAAAAACGTAAGTTATTTCCACATGATGATTCAGCGAAGAAAGTTATCTATTTGGCGATTGAGCAAGCGTCGAAAAAGTGGACGATGCCGATAAGAAATTGGAAAACGGCCTTGAATCGATTTATGATTGAATTCGCAGACCGTTTGAAAGATGTTATTTAA
- a CDS encoding S46 family peptidase, with protein sequence MKKFASLCFALASTAAIADEGMWQPHQLPTIAEKLVDAGLKLDPKSLTDLTGFPMGAIVSLGGCTASFVSDKGLVATNHHCVYGSVQYNSTEENNLLKNGFLAKSFKEELPATPGSRIYVTEEITPVTDIIQAALSSDMTGSQRFNSIDLSSKSLVAECESDSKYRCSVVNFHGGLEYYLFKQLTIRDVRLVHAPASSIGKYGGDIDNWMWPRHTGDYGFYRAYVGKDGQPADYSVENVPYEPKHHLKVNKSSVDENDYIMVLGYPGRTNRYRTALEVENQFTWTYPQAKAYREEIIDIIHENSAAGSDVRIKYESTLAGLANYAKNYGSMVESYNKGTTLVRKQSLESELTQWINASTKRQAKYGDALKGLNGLIKQDQQNQARDLILGYMNYSKMLSTATRLHRLSLENKKPNVERKRGYQERDIAGFEQSMKAVNRRYDAQMDQKILLAMFKHYIQLPKSQRLASLDKFFNIEQNTNEQQLQAKLAKMYQATTLNDQDTRLAWMNKTPVDFSKSNDPFIQLAVDTYEERKHIEESNEELSGNIQSFRPKYMEALIAYFNAKDLPVYADANSTLRVTYGNVKGYSPQDGLVATPFTTLEGIVRKDTGIAPFDAPKKELALIKNKQYGEYAKKELGSVPVNYLGTLDITGGNSGSPTLNDKAEFVGLVFDGVYESIIGDWDYDTKLNRSIHVDIKYMLWVMEHVDGATNLIEEMDIVE encoded by the coding sequence ATGAAAAAATTTGCTTCACTATGCTTTGCATTAGCATCGACAGCAGCAATAGCGGATGAAGGGATGTGGCAACCACATCAACTACCTACTATCGCAGAAAAGCTTGTTGATGCGGGATTAAAACTTGATCCTAAATCATTAACCGACCTTACCGGCTTTCCTATGGGCGCTATCGTTAGCTTAGGGGGCTGTACTGCCTCTTTTGTTTCAGACAAAGGTCTTGTTGCTACTAACCACCATTGTGTTTATGGCTCAGTACAGTACAACTCTACTGAAGAAAACAACCTACTAAAAAATGGTTTCTTGGCCAAGTCATTCAAAGAAGAGCTACCAGCAACGCCAGGAAGTAGGATTTATGTCACAGAAGAAATAACCCCCGTGACTGACATTATCCAAGCAGCATTAAGCTCAGATATGACAGGTTCACAGCGTTTTAATAGTATCGACCTTAGCTCTAAATCACTCGTTGCCGAGTGTGAAAGTGACAGTAAGTACCGCTGTAGTGTGGTTAACTTTCATGGCGGCCTAGAGTATTACCTATTTAAGCAATTGACCATTCGTGATGTGCGTTTAGTACATGCTCCAGCTAGCAGCATTGGTAAATACGGCGGAGATATTGATAACTGGATGTGGCCAAGACACACCGGTGATTATGGCTTTTATCGCGCTTATGTAGGTAAAGATGGACAGCCAGCTGACTACAGCGTCGAAAACGTACCCTATGAACCAAAACATCACTTAAAAGTGAATAAAAGTAGCGTTGATGAAAATGACTACATCATGGTATTAGGCTACCCAGGTAGAACAAATCGCTATCGTACAGCGCTAGAAGTCGAAAACCAATTTACTTGGACATACCCACAAGCTAAAGCTTATCGTGAAGAAATAATCGACATTATTCACGAAAACTCAGCTGCAGGTAGCGATGTAAGAATTAAATATGAAAGTACTTTAGCTGGACTTGCTAACTATGCAAAAAACTATGGCAGCATGGTTGAAAGCTACAATAAAGGCACAACTTTAGTGCGTAAGCAATCACTAGAGTCTGAACTTACTCAATGGATAAATGCTTCAACAAAGCGCCAAGCTAAATACGGTGATGCATTAAAAGGTTTAAATGGCTTAATTAAACAAGATCAGCAAAACCAAGCCAGAGACTTAATCTTAGGTTATATGAATTACAGCAAAATGCTAAGCACTGCTACACGTTTACATCGCTTATCACTTGAGAATAAAAAGCCTAATGTTGAACGTAAGCGAGGCTACCAAGAACGCGATATTGCTGGTTTTGAACAAAGTATGAAAGCCGTTAATCGCCGTTACGATGCTCAAATGGACCAGAAAATTCTACTGGCTATGTTTAAACACTATATTCAATTGCCAAAATCACAACGTTTAGCTTCACTTGATAAATTTTTTAATATTGAGCAAAACACTAATGAACAGCAATTGCAGGCTAAACTAGCAAAAATGTACCAGGCAACAACATTAAATGATCAAGATACTCGTTTAGCTTGGATGAATAAAACACCAGTAGATTTTTCAAAGAGTAATGACCCTTTCATTCAATTAGCAGTAGATACCTATGAAGAGCGCAAGCATATTGAAGAATCAAACGAAGAGCTTTCTGGTAACATTCAGTCTTTTCGCCCTAAATATATGGAAGCATTGATTGCGTACTTTAACGCAAAAGATCTACCAGTATATGCTGATGCTAATAGCACCCTACGTGTAACCTACGGTAATGTTAAAGGCTACTCACCTCAAGATGGACTCGTGGCAACTCCTTTCACAACCCTAGAGGGTATTGTTAGAAAAGATACCGGCATTGCCCCATTTGATGCTCCTAAAAAAGAGCTTGCTCTGATCAAAAATAAGCAATACGGCGAATATGCTAAAAAAGAACTTGGCTCTGTACCGGTAAACTATTTGGGCACCTTAGATATAACTGGTGGTAATTCTGGCTCTCCAACCCTGAATGATAAAGCTGAATTTGTCGGATTGGTGTTTGACGGTGTTTACGAAAGTATTATTGGCGATTGGGATTACGATACAAAACTAAATCGTTCAATCCATGTTGACATTAAATACATGCTTTGGGTGATGGAACATGTTGATGGTGCAACCAACCTAATCGAAGAAATGGATATTGTAGAGTAA
- a CDS encoding GGDEF domain-containing protein yields the protein MLIKDNFDEALKFSESTNEFLSHYQIPPSPVNYSVIYLHVSKRNEKLSVELERHLQTYQEIDLIFIEGLFEKYISNAHTIDKQILDPIEKALASTLEKINLQVDSDKTVASNLKKAEQALTKHEYHKSMQSIVAFLMSSITTSQQQHGDLSLELTRACGEVNFLKSKLEAARHEAIVDSLTGLYNRRGCDMKLQELDIEQVHSSLAIDIDHFKSVNDQFGHFIGDKVIQRIAKVIKATISDQDIAVRFGGEEFVVVMVNKTMTQAHEVAEKIRLAISQLKLMQRDSKAYLPKISVSIGIAQRQDELNWTALFEQADTALYQAKNNGRNRSVCL from the coding sequence GTGCTTATTAAAGATAATTTTGATGAGGCATTAAAATTCAGTGAATCGACCAATGAATTTTTATCGCATTACCAAATTCCGCCTAGCCCGGTAAACTACTCGGTTATCTATCTGCATGTCAGTAAGCGTAATGAAAAATTAAGTGTAGAGTTAGAACGACATCTACAAACCTATCAAGAAATCGATTTAATCTTTATCGAAGGCTTATTTGAAAAATATATTTCAAACGCTCATACTATTGATAAGCAAATACTTGATCCCATTGAAAAAGCTTTAGCTTCTACTTTGGAGAAGATCAATCTACAAGTAGATAGTGATAAAACGGTAGCATCAAACTTAAAAAAAGCTGAGCAAGCACTGACAAAGCATGAATATCATAAGTCCATGCAAAGTATTGTGGCATTTTTAATGAGCAGTATAACGACATCTCAACAACAGCATGGTGATTTATCTCTAGAGTTAACTAGAGCTTGTGGTGAGGTTAATTTTCTCAAGTCTAAACTGGAAGCCGCGCGTCATGAAGCTATTGTTGACTCTTTAACAGGGCTATATAATCGCCGAGGCTGTGATATGAAGCTACAAGAACTCGATATAGAGCAGGTTCATTCTTCATTAGCTATTGATATTGATCATTTTAAAAGTGTAAATGATCAGTTTGGTCATTTTATTGGTGATAAGGTGATTCAGCGTATTGCTAAAGTCATTAAAGCGACCATCTCAGATCAAGATATTGCTGTGCGCTTTGGTGGTGAAGAGTTTGTGGTTGTAATGGTTAATAAAACCATGACACAAGCACATGAAGTGGCTGAAAAAATTAGACTGGCAATATCGCAATTAAAGTTAATGCAAAGGGACTCTAAAGCCTACTTGCCTAAAATATCAGTATCGATTGGTATTGCTCAACGACAAGATGAGCTTAATTGGACCGCATTGTTTGAACAGGCTGATACCGCTTTATACCAAGCTAAAAACAACGGTAGAAATAGAAGCGTTTGTTTATAA
- the bluB gene encoding 5,6-dimethylbenzimidazole synthase has product MDLFNNNTAQPRATHQFNEQEQYGLYKSIFNRRDVRGQFLATEIPNDVLSRILYAAHHAPSVGFMQPWNFIVIQCPEVKTKIHQSFTLAHQEAQTMFEASKQEKYKNLKLEGIIESPINICITCDRNRTGKTVIGRTHMKEMDLYSSVCAVQNFWLAARAEGLGVGWVSILHHDTLKATLALPDSVVPIAYLCLGYVSHFQKKPELESANWLPRRPIDELVNFNGWGQEARNESEQALIKALKSNQAFPQSFHP; this is encoded by the coding sequence TTGGATTTATTCAATAACAACACCGCGCAGCCAAGAGCGACGCATCAATTTAATGAACAAGAGCAATATGGCTTATATAAATCAATTTTTAACCGCAGAGATGTTAGAGGGCAATTTCTAGCCACGGAAATTCCAAATGATGTACTAAGCAGGATACTATATGCTGCCCACCATGCGCCATCTGTTGGTTTTATGCAGCCTTGGAACTTCATTGTTATACAATGTCCTGAAGTAAAAACTAAAATACATCAAAGTTTTACCCTTGCTCATCAAGAAGCACAAACAATGTTTGAAGCAAGTAAGCAAGAAAAATATAAGAACTTAAAGCTTGAAGGCATTATTGAGTCACCTATCAATATCTGTATTACTTGCGATCGAAACCGAACAGGCAAAACAGTTATTGGCAGAACTCATATGAAAGAAATGGATTTATATAGCTCGGTATGTGCGGTACAAAACTTTTGGCTTGCTGCTCGTGCGGAAGGTTTAGGCGTTGGCTGGGTTTCAATTCTGCATCATGACACCTTAAAAGCAACACTCGCTTTGCCTGATTCTGTCGTACCAATCGCTTATTTGTGCCTTGGTTATGTTAGTCATTTTCAGAAAAAACCAGAGCTAGAGTCTGCAAACTGGTTACCCAGAAGACCTATTGACGAGTTGGTTAATTTTAATGGTTGGGGCCAAGAGGCTCGAAATGAAAGCGAACAAGCATTAATTAAAGCATTAAAATCAAATCAAGCATTTCCACAATCGTTTCACCCTTAA
- a CDS encoding S8 family serine peptidase translates to MRNKKILGLSALTLSILAASGISNAQTFEAAEITQPILIGAQSSSTAVNKDFSQWREQQKFKSYDFTDRIIVKYKNGFEAQTLNGVTSEKAMPKGLAKKAGNSLKHLKKLKNGRHVISLGQQKHINDVKAMVMELNSHADVEFAEPDYKRYLMAQNQPWGIADTQSDLISDNDAANMTVCIIDSGYERANPDLNANNASGTNNSGTGNWYQNGGSHGTHVAGTIAAVNNSEGVVGIMPNTNVNLHIVKVFNEAGWGYTGELIDAVDTCVNNGAKVINMSLGGAGSSNAERNSLQAAADAGVLLIAASGNDGDSTLSYPASYDSVMAVGALDQGRQHAEFSQYTSQVEISAPGEAILSTVAGDGRLGYITLGSTTYGNDEVVPQTHYIQSGGSFTVSNVNSAANGVLSACTLSGSSYSCSNVAGNICLAERNDNQKGSNYPEINPAKACADAGASGVIVYSNSTRPGLQNPFLVDANTDVTVPTVSINRDLGLQLMGQLGTNVSLNVVGNQDYAYYNGTSMATPHVTGVAALVWSNNPDCSATEVRNALKSTAIDLDVAGRDNKTGYGLVQAKAASDALAASCGDGGTTPPTGGSNVLENSIAKTNLSGAAAQELSFTMEVPAGATDLNFTMAGGTGDADLYVKFGSAPTTTSYDCRPYKGGNAESCPIETAQAGTYYVKVIGYSAFTGVNLTGSFTEGSTGGGGDATGGSASVTDITVARRAWTYYTIDVPAGMATLDFNMSGGTGDADMYIRRGAQPTTSTYDCRPYKSGNTEACPFTNPIADTWHIGIYGYVAASGVSLDVTYNP, encoded by the coding sequence ATGAGAAATAAAAAAATACTAGGTTTAAGTGCATTAACACTATCAATTCTTGCGGCTAGCGGTATAAGCAACGCACAAACATTTGAAGCAGCTGAAATAACCCAGCCGATCCTCATTGGTGCTCAGAGTTCATCCACCGCGGTCAATAAAGACTTTAGCCAATGGCGTGAACAACAAAAATTTAAGAGTTATGACTTTACCGACAGAATCATTGTTAAGTATAAGAATGGTTTTGAAGCACAAACTTTAAATGGTGTAACCTCAGAAAAAGCTATGCCGAAAGGTTTGGCTAAAAAAGCAGGCAATAGCCTGAAACATCTGAAAAAGTTAAAGAATGGCCGTCACGTTATCTCATTAGGTCAACAAAAACACATCAATGATGTTAAAGCAATGGTGATGGAGCTGAACAGTCACGCTGATGTCGAGTTTGCAGAACCAGATTACAAACGTTATTTAATGGCTCAAAATCAACCTTGGGGCATTGCAGATACCCAATCAGACCTAATTTCTGACAATGATGCAGCGAATATGACGGTATGTATTATTGACTCAGGTTACGAACGTGCTAATCCCGATTTAAATGCAAACAATGCTTCTGGTACCAACAATTCAGGTACAGGTAATTGGTACCAAAATGGCGGTTCGCACGGTACACATGTCGCAGGAACTATTGCAGCAGTAAATAACTCAGAGGGTGTTGTAGGTATTATGCCAAATACTAATGTCAACCTGCACATTGTGAAAGTATTTAACGAAGCTGGATGGGGTTACACAGGTGAACTCATTGATGCCGTTGACACCTGTGTTAACAATGGTGCAAAAGTTATTAACATGAGTTTAGGTGGTGCGGGCTCAAGCAATGCAGAACGTAACTCATTACAAGCTGCAGCTGATGCAGGTGTTTTACTTATTGCTGCATCGGGTAACGATGGCGATTCAACACTATCTTACCCTGCATCTTATGATTCTGTTATGGCTGTAGGTGCACTTGATCAAGGTCGTCAACATGCAGAGTTTTCACAATATACTTCACAAGTTGAAATTTCAGCACCTGGTGAAGCTATTTTATCAACCGTGGCGGGTGATGGCCGTTTAGGTTATATCACCTTAGGTTCAACAACCTATGGTAACGATGAAGTTGTACCACAAACACACTACATACAAAGCGGTGGTAGCTTCACCGTCAGTAATGTTAACAGTGCCGCAAACGGTGTTTTATCTGCCTGTACGCTTTCAGGTAGCAGTTATAGTTGTTCAAATGTTGCTGGTAATATTTGTTTAGCTGAACGTAATGATAACCAAAAAGGCAGTAATTATCCTGAAATAAACCCAGCTAAAGCTTGTGCTGATGCCGGAGCATCTGGCGTAATTGTTTATAGTAATAGCACCCGACCAGGTCTTCAAAATCCATTTTTAGTTGATGCCAATACCGACGTTACTGTACCTACTGTGTCAATAAATCGCGATCTTGGCTTACAACTAATGGGACAACTTGGAACAAACGTTAGCTTGAATGTAGTTGGCAACCAAGATTACGCTTATTATAACGGTACATCGATGGCAACCCCACACGTTACAGGCGTAGCAGCCTTAGTTTGGAGTAATAACCCTGACTGTTCAGCAACAGAAGTACGTAACGCATTAAAATCAACGGCTATTGATTTAGACGTTGCTGGCCGTGATAACAAAACCGGTTACGGTTTAGTGCAGGCAAAAGCTGCTTCTGACGCATTAGCCGCAAGTTGTGGTGATGGTGGCACTACACCACCAACAGGTGGTAGCAATGTTTTAGAAAATAGCATAGCTAAAACCAACTTGTCTGGTGCTGCAGCACAGGAATTAAGCTTTACGATGGAAGTGCCTGCTGGTGCAACCGATCTTAACTTTACCATGGCTGGTGGAACAGGTGATGCTGATCTTTATGTTAAATTTGGCTCAGCGCCAACAACGACGAGCTATGATTGTCGTCCATATAAAGGCGGAAATGCTGAGTCTTGCCCGATAGAGACAGCACAAGCGGGTACTTATTATGTGAAAGTTATTGGATATTCTGCCTTCACTGGTGTGAACTTAACAGGTAGCTTCACTGAAGGGTCAACGGGCGGTGGCGGTGATGCTACAGGTGGTAGTGCCTCAGTAACTGATATCACAGTTGCACGTCGCGCATGGACTTATTACACCATTGATGTACCTGCAGGCATGGCAACACTTGATTTCAATATGAGTGGTGGCACTGGTGATGCAGATATGTACATTCGCCGTGGTGCACAACCAACAACTTCAACTTATGACTGTCGCCCTTATAAAAGTGGTAACACAGAAGCATGCCCATTTACTAACCCAATAGCCGACACCTGGCATATAGGTATCTATGGGTACGTTGCGGCAAGTGGTGTGAGCTTAGACGTAACATACAACCCATAA